In a genomic window of Pokkaliibacter sp. MBI-7:
- a CDS encoding HD-GYP domain-containing protein, giving the protein MSNVAEPTTDGIPPGKGKPRDFEVELISARAIHQKAVNLLRGVSLNVQNQAPVDYSAVANCSQLIQRSLDRNADALICVGRLRSPENYIYEHSVNVAILLGNFGLFLGMKSSMISELITGGLLHDIGMMLIPQRIRDKTDKLTPDEFKVIRQSPLYCESLLRDLPDVSPLTMTVATQNYENFDGSGYPYGLKGKKISLYGRMAAVVNTYDAMTVDRFHKGARPPAAVLKTILQLKNTRFDPEVVTRFITCMGVFPVGSLVELQSGKIGFVMKLAAKTRQPAVVRTVFHIGRNEHLPPEDIWLESRLGAPPQDVLRGPFIPGEKFPALDFEIYI; this is encoded by the coding sequence TTGAGCAATGTTGCAGAGCCCACCACTGATGGCATCCCACCTGGTAAGGGCAAGCCGCGCGACTTTGAAGTCGAGCTGATCAGTGCCCGTGCCATTCACCAGAAAGCCGTCAATCTGCTACGCGGCGTTAGCCTCAATGTGCAAAATCAGGCGCCAGTTGATTACAGCGCAGTAGCCAACTGCTCCCAACTCATACAACGCTCCCTGGATCGCAATGCCGATGCGCTGATCTGTGTCGGTCGCCTGCGCAGCCCCGAAAACTACATTTATGAGCACTCTGTTAACGTCGCCATTCTGCTGGGCAATTTCGGTCTGTTTCTGGGAATGAAATCCTCCATGATCAGCGAACTGATCACCGGGGGGTTGCTCCATGATATTGGCATGATGCTGATCCCCCAGCGTATTCGCGATAAAACGGACAAACTGACCCCTGATGAATTTAAAGTTATTCGCCAGAGCCCGCTCTATTGCGAATCGCTACTGCGCGATTTACCCGATGTTTCTCCCTTGACCATGACGGTCGCTACCCAGAATTACGAGAATTTCGACGGCAGCGGTTATCCCTATGGACTGAAAGGCAAAAAAATCAGCCTGTACGGTCGTATGGCGGCAGTGGTCAACACCTATGATGCAATGACTGTCGATCGCTTTCACAAGGGAGCCCGCCCTCCGGCTGCGGTATTAAAGACCATTCTGCAGCTCAAGAACACGCGTTTCGATCCTGAAGTGGTAACCCGTTTCATCACCTGCATGGGCGTGTTCCCGGTCGGTTCTCTGGTTGAACTGCAAAGTGGAAAAATTGGCTTTGTGATGAAGCTTGCAGCCAAAACCCGCCAGCCTGCGGTGGTGCGCACCGTGTTTCATATCGGACGCAATGAGCATTTACCCCCGGAAGATATCTGGCTGGAGTCACGCCTCGGGGCACCACCCCAGGATGTCCTGCGCGGCCCATTTATACCGGGTGAAAAATTCCCCGCACTCGACTTCGAAATCTATATCTGA
- the msrA gene encoding peptide-methionine (S)-S-oxide reductase MsrA, with amino-acid sequence MRQKKLEMPTAEEALPGRAQSMAVADKHTVLGNPLKAPFPEGMECALFGLGCFWGAERKFWQQPGVYSTAVGYAGGLTPNPTYDEVCTGMTGHNEVVLVVFDPQQTSYQNLLKVFWEVHNPTQGMRQGGDIGTQYRSGIYTLSDEQLQQALDSREAFASKLQDAGFGAITTEIMQAPEFFYAEDYHQQYLDKNPQGYCGLGGTGVTCPI; translated from the coding sequence ATGCGTCAGAAGAAACTGGAAATGCCCACCGCCGAGGAAGCCCTTCCCGGCCGCGCGCAGTCGATGGCTGTCGCCGACAAGCACACCGTTCTGGGCAACCCGCTGAAAGCCCCCTTCCCTGAAGGCATGGAGTGCGCGCTATTTGGCCTGGGATGCTTCTGGGGGGCTGAACGTAAATTCTGGCAGCAACCCGGGGTATACAGCACCGCGGTTGGTTACGCGGGAGGCCTGACACCTAACCCCACCTATGACGAAGTCTGCACCGGCATGACGGGCCACAACGAAGTCGTACTGGTGGTGTTCGATCCACAGCAGACTTCCTATCAGAACCTGCTGAAAGTGTTCTGGGAAGTACACAACCCTACGCAAGGTATGCGTCAGGGCGGTGATATCGGTACTCAATACCGCTCCGGTATCTACACCTTGTCGGACGAGCAGCTGCAACAGGCACTGGATAGCCGTGAAGCCTTTGCCAGCAAACTGCAGGATGCAGGCTTTGGTGCCATCACCACCGAAATCATGCAGGCACCTGAGTTTTTCTATGCAGAAGACTATCACCAGCAGTATCTGGACAAGAATCCGCAGGGTTACTGTGGACTGGGTGGCACCGGGGTGACCTGCCCTATCTGA
- the rdgC gene encoding recombination-associated protein RdgC: MLFRNLIIYTFSQPFELDDEQLHQALEAHRFQPCSSQEQEQLGWVSPMQNDPQVFNLQSQGFYLLKAKRQEKLLPSQVVNENLQEKLEKIEDEQGRRPTRKERQDLKDQVILELLPRAFSRHQHFFVCIAPSQGWLAVDTASYAKAEPLLNLLREGLGSLPVIPPRVKQAPQAVMTTWLNDFSSLPGDVTVGDECELRDPQEDGGIIRVRRQALDSEEIQTHLDAGKQATRLSLHWQDSLSFTLCDDLSLKRLQASERLQDELDNNQTDTLDQELDALFTLSALELNRLIPVMIEWFGGKE, translated from the coding sequence ATGCTATTTCGCAATTTGATCATTTATACCTTCAGCCAGCCTTTTGAGCTCGACGATGAGCAGTTGCATCAGGCCCTGGAAGCCCATCGGTTTCAGCCTTGCTCCAGCCAGGAACAGGAACAACTGGGCTGGGTCAGCCCGATGCAGAATGATCCTCAGGTGTTCAATCTGCAAAGCCAGGGCTTCTACCTGCTGAAAGCCAAACGTCAGGAAAAGTTGCTGCCAAGCCAGGTCGTCAACGAAAACCTGCAGGAGAAGCTGGAAAAGATCGAAGACGAACAAGGCCGCCGCCCCACGCGGAAAGAGCGGCAGGACCTGAAAGATCAGGTCATTCTTGAATTGCTACCTCGTGCCTTCAGCCGCCATCAGCATTTCTTTGTGTGCATTGCCCCTTCACAGGGATGGCTGGCCGTCGACACCGCCAGTTACGCCAAAGCAGAGCCTCTGCTTAATCTGTTGCGCGAAGGACTGGGCTCGCTGCCAGTGATTCCACCACGCGTCAAACAGGCACCACAGGCAGTCATGACCACCTGGCTGAACGACTTCAGCTCGTTGCCCGGCGATGTCACTGTCGGTGATGAGTGTGAACTGCGCGACCCGCAGGAAGACGGAGGCATCATCCGTGTGCGTCGTCAGGCGCTGGACAGCGAAGAGATACAGACACACCTTGATGCCGGCAAACAAGCCACGCGCCTCAGCCTGCACTGGCAGGACAGTTTGAGCTTCACCCTCTGTGATGACTTAAGCCTGAAGCGTCTGCAGGCCAGCGAGCGGTTGCAGGATGAGCTGGACAATAACCAGACCGATACCCTGGATCAGGAGCTGGATGCACTGTTCACCCTCAGCGCACTGGAACTGAACCGTCTGATTCCCGTGATGATCGAGTGGTTCGGCGGCAAAGAGTAA
- a CDS encoding cation diffusion facilitator family transporter, translated as MNPTPQEKHQTLQRVTIVGSVINLALGIAKILLGWMFRSHALLADGIHSLSDLLSDILVLVLGKIAHQGPDTNHPYGHERFETLGTVLLGMILGAVAGALGYDSIVRLFGHSTPAQTSWLTLAITLISILSKEWLYHYTLKAGKQIRSDLLIANAWHHRTDSLSSIVVLVALVGNYAGLSWLDPVAALVVAFMVARIGWELTWSSLQELTDRALPEEETEAIMQAMSQEPGIKDVHDLRSRKMGSHYLVDVHLVVSDELSAAEAHHVGLRATQRARKACADIRDIVFHIDVSADEQGQLHLPSRHDVMQWLRPRLQERQLHLHHLKLYYLNRQVRVELYFDHHQQSTTLELQQELIADRPVWLEDIRLWFTPAASASDKNQQETD; from the coding sequence ATGAACCCCACTCCGCAGGAAAAACATCAGACCCTGCAACGCGTGACCATTGTTGGCTCCGTTATCAATCTGGCACTGGGTATTGCCAAAATTTTGCTCGGCTGGATGTTCCGTTCCCATGCACTGCTGGCGGATGGTATCCATTCCCTGTCTGATCTGCTGTCGGACATTCTGGTGCTGGTACTGGGCAAGATTGCGCATCAGGGTCCGGATACCAATCACCCCTATGGTCACGAGCGCTTCGAGACCCTGGGTACCGTCTTACTCGGCATGATTCTCGGTGCGGTTGCCGGGGCACTGGGCTACGACAGTATCGTCCGCCTGTTCGGTCACAGCACACCGGCTCAGACCAGCTGGCTTACTCTCGCCATTACCCTGATTTCAATTCTGTCCAAGGAATGGCTGTATCACTACACCCTGAAAGCGGGAAAGCAGATCCGCTCAGATCTGCTGATCGCCAATGCCTGGCATCATCGCACCGACTCGCTGTCCTCCATCGTAGTTCTGGTAGCACTGGTTGGGAACTATGCAGGCCTCAGCTGGCTGGATCCTGTTGCCGCGCTGGTGGTGGCGTTCATGGTCGCCAGGATTGGCTGGGAGCTGACCTGGAGCAGTTTGCAGGAGCTGACCGACCGCGCCCTGCCTGAAGAGGAAACCGAGGCGATCATGCAGGCCATGAGTCAGGAACCGGGCATTAAGGATGTCCATGATTTGCGCAGCCGCAAAATGGGCAGCCATTATCTGGTGGATGTGCATCTGGTCGTCAGTGATGAGTTGTCTGCCGCCGAGGCCCATCACGTTGGATTACGCGCCACTCAGCGAGCGCGCAAAGCCTGTGCCGACATTCGCGACATTGTCTTTCACATTGATGTCAGTGCCGATGAACAGGGTCAGCTGCACCTCCCCAGCAGGCATGATGTGATGCAATGGCTGCGGCCCAGACTGCAGGAGCGCCAGCTACATCTACATCACCTCAAACTGTACTACCTGAACCGGCAAGTGCGTGTTGAGCTGTACTTCGACCATCACCAGCAAAGCACTACGCTTGAGCTGCAACAGGAACTGATTGCCGACCGCCCCGTCTGGCTGGAGGATATTCGCCTGTGGTTTACCCCTGCCGCCTCAGCATCCGACAAAAACCAGCAGGAAACTGACTGA
- a CDS encoding YigZ family protein: protein MSAAYSIPAAPVTVSSDIKRSEFITCIAHTPGREAVMAFIQSCREAHPKANHHCYAFIAGAPYDDTSHGSSDDGEPAGSAGRPMLNVLSHSGIGEITVVVIRYFGGIKLGVGGLVRAYSQSTQDGLKELLLQQFTPRFPLWLRCDYSTHAQLLRRLPEWDAKVEQEHFAVDITLCMAVPSALRDQACQSLLQLGCQLCDPPA, encoded by the coding sequence ATGTCGGCAGCCTATTCGATACCGGCCGCACCGGTGACGGTCAGCAGCGACATCAAGCGCAGTGAATTTATCACCTGTATTGCCCATACACCCGGGCGCGAAGCGGTCATGGCTTTCATCCAGTCATGCCGTGAGGCCCACCCGAAAGCCAATCATCACTGCTACGCATTTATTGCTGGTGCTCCTTACGATGACACCAGCCACGGCAGCAGTGATGATGGCGAACCTGCCGGCAGCGCCGGTCGGCCGATGCTCAACGTACTCAGCCATTCAGGTATCGGAGAGATCACCGTCGTGGTTATTCGCTATTTCGGGGGGATCAAACTGGGCGTCGGTGGACTGGTCAGAGCCTACAGCCAGAGCACTCAGGACGGATTGAAAGAGCTGCTCCTCCAACAGTTCACCCCACGCTTCCCTCTCTGGCTGCGTTGTGACTACTCAACCCATGCCCAGTTACTGCGCCGCCTGCCTGAGTGGGATGCGAAAGTGGAACAGGAGCATTTTGCCGTGGACATCACCCTTTGCATGGCCGTCCCCTCAGCACTGCGTGATCAGGCATGTCAAAGCCTGCTGCAACTGGGTTGTCAGCTGTGTGATCCGCCCGCATAA
- a CDS encoding MbcA/ParS/Xre antitoxin family protein, translated as MSALTTKDVAQRLHRYDLDELIDRGAQIFGDKERFFQWMLNSQDTFNGIRPIDILDSEDGKEELIDTLTVLENAHQYG; from the coding sequence ATGTCTGCCCTCACAACCAAAGATGTAGCCCAGCGCCTGCATCGCTACGACCTGGATGAACTGATTGATCGGGGTGCACAAATTTTTGGGGACAAAGAGCGATTCTTTCAGTGGATGCTGAATAGCCAGGACACCTTCAATGGTATTCGTCCGATCGACATTCTCGACAGTGAAGACGGCAAGGAAGAGCTGATCGATACACTGACCGTGCTTGAGAACGCGCACCAGTATGGCTGA
- a CDS encoding DeoR/GlpR family DNA-binding transcription regulator produces MIPAERQRKIIALLTQKEVISIAELTETLAVSHMTVRRDIQSLESQGRVVSVSGGVQLSRLITTEPSHKTKEGLEHHKKVSIGKAAAALISPAARIYLDAGTTTLEIARHLCQRPDVMVVTNDFAIAALLTEFAECELYHTGGLVTRDNQSCVGTLTARTLEQFNLDICFLSTASWDSRGVSTPSESKVPVKQAAMRAAQKSILVSDSSKYGQVGTFKVCALSELDAIVSDSDLSLSARSVVEQQGTKLHVVVTESAD; encoded by the coding sequence ATGATACCAGCAGAACGTCAGCGCAAGATCATTGCGCTGCTGACTCAGAAAGAAGTGATCAGCATTGCCGAGCTGACTGAAACGCTGGCGGTGTCTCACATGACCGTGCGCCGGGATATACAAAGTCTGGAGTCGCAGGGGCGGGTGGTATCGGTGTCGGGTGGTGTTCAGCTCAGCAGGCTGATTACCACCGAGCCGTCCCATAAGACCAAAGAGGGTCTGGAGCATCACAAAAAAGTCAGCATCGGCAAAGCCGCCGCAGCGCTGATTAGCCCTGCTGCCCGCATCTATCTTGATGCCGGCACCACGACGCTGGAGATTGCGCGCCATCTTTGCCAGCGCCCTGATGTCATGGTAGTGACCAATGATTTTGCTATCGCAGCGTTGCTGACGGAGTTTGCCGAGTGTGAGCTGTATCACACCGGTGGACTGGTGACGCGGGATAATCAGTCCTGTGTTGGCACCCTGACGGCTCGCACGCTGGAGCAGTTCAATCTGGATATATGCTTCCTCTCAACGGCATCGTGGGACAGTCGTGGTGTGTCCACTCCCAGTGAAAGCAAAGTGCCGGTTAAACAGGCGGCCATGCGGGCTGCACAGAAAAGCATACTGGTCAGTGATTCTTCCAAGTACGGTCAGGTGGGGACGTTCAAGGTATGCGCGCTGTCAGAGCTGGATGCCATTGTGTCGGACAGTGATCTGTCGCTGTCGGCGAGGTCGGTTGTGGAGCAGCAGGGAACAAAGCTGCATGTGGTGGTCACTGAATCGGCAGATTAA
- the ltnD gene encoding L-threonate dehydrogenase, whose translation MTTSASSVGVIGLGSMGMGAAQSCIRAGLPTYGFDINPGALEALHHAGAKAVAVSAIELASQLDCLVLLVVNAAQVNAILFGEQGVAPHLRPGTAVMISSTMSAADAIAIEQQLNQYQLLMLDAPVSGGAAKAAAGAMTVMASGSDEAFARLQPVLDAVAGKVYRIGDQIGLGATVKVIHQLLAGVHIAAGAEAMAMAARAGIPLELMYDVVTNAAGNSWMFENRMKHVVDGDYTPLSAVDIFVKDLNLVADTAKVLKFPTPLASTALNMFTSASNAGYGKEDDSAVIKIFAGIELPGVSKE comes from the coding sequence ATGACCACTTCTGCTTCTTCCGTCGGCGTCATCGGTCTCGGTTCCATGGGTATGGGAGCCGCACAATCCTGCATTCGCGCCGGTCTGCCTACCTATGGTTTTGACATCAATCCTGGCGCACTGGAGGCTTTGCATCATGCCGGTGCCAAAGCAGTAGCCGTTTCTGCCATAGAACTGGCCTCGCAGCTGGACTGTCTGGTCCTGCTGGTGGTCAATGCCGCTCAGGTCAATGCCATTCTGTTTGGTGAACAGGGCGTTGCCCCTCATCTGCGTCCCGGCACAGCAGTGATGATCTCCTCCACCATGTCGGCCGCCGATGCCATCGCCATTGAGCAACAACTAAATCAGTATCAACTGCTGATGCTGGATGCGCCGGTATCGGGCGGTGCAGCCAAAGCCGCCGCAGGCGCAATGACCGTCATGGCTTCCGGCAGTGACGAAGCCTTCGCCAGATTACAACCCGTACTGGATGCTGTTGCTGGCAAGGTCTACCGCATTGGTGATCAAATTGGTCTGGGGGCGACCGTCAAGGTGATTCACCAGCTACTGGCAGGTGTGCATATCGCCGCCGGTGCTGAAGCCATGGCCATGGCGGCCCGGGCGGGGATTCCGCTGGAGCTGATGTATGACGTGGTCACCAACGCCGCAGGCAACTCCTGGATGTTTGAGAACCGCATGAAGCATGTCGTCGATGGCGACTACACCCCGCTGTCAGCAGTCGATATCTTCGTCAAGGATCTGAATCTGGTAGCGGATACGGCCAAGGTCCTGAAGTTTCCGACGCCTCTTGCCTCTACAGCACTCAACATGTTCACCAGCGCCAGCAATGCAGGCTATGGTAAAGAAGATGACAGCGCCGTGATCAAGATCTTCGCTGGCATTGAGCTGCCTGGCGTCAGCAAGGAGTGA
- the otnK gene encoding 3-oxo-tetronate kinase, which yields MITSQRSPIRLGVIADDFTGATDIAGFLVQNGVSTVQLSGIPDAPVTVDAQAIVISLKIRSCPATQAVDTALQAHEWLHKAGCNRFYFKYCSTFDSTAAGNIGPVTDALLDACQQPLAIICPSLPVNGRTVYQGHLFVFDQLLSESGMRHHPVTPMTDSHLGRVIEAQARGQAGLVSYDVIRHGSAVIAERLQELTEQGKRYAVMDTLQEQHLLDIAAAVIDQPLVTGGSGLAIGLARLMAAEDAAQNHAAEAEGRPAPSPSLILSGSCSEMTNRQVNHYLPLAAHRMIDIQRCLEDGPAYLLELQQWSTEQALQAYQQGQPAPLLYATATPDQVSATQQAYGAERASQAIETLFGQLAVGVYQQGVRNFIIAGGETSSSVTQALAVNAFHIGPQIAPGVPWVRATDRPLSMALKSGNFGSESFFSRAQEFLQ from the coding sequence ATGATCACCTCTCAACGCTCCCCCATCAGACTCGGCGTCATCGCCGACGACTTCACCGGTGCCACCGATATTGCAGGCTTTCTGGTGCAGAATGGCGTCAGCACCGTGCAGCTGAGCGGCATTCCTGATGCCCCTGTCACCGTTGACGCTCAGGCCATTGTCATCAGCCTCAAGATTCGCTCCTGCCCTGCCACTCAGGCCGTCGATACAGCGCTGCAGGCCCACGAATGGTTACACAAAGCAGGCTGCAACCGTTTCTACTTCAAGTATTGCTCGACCTTCGACAGCACCGCTGCCGGGAACATTGGCCCTGTTACCGATGCCCTGCTGGATGCCTGTCAGCAGCCACTGGCGATTATTTGCCCGTCGCTACCGGTCAATGGACGGACGGTCTATCAGGGTCATCTGTTTGTATTTGATCAGCTCCTCAGTGAGTCAGGGATGCGCCATCACCCGGTGACCCCCATGACCGACAGCCATCTGGGCCGGGTCATTGAAGCGCAGGCGCGCGGTCAGGCCGGACTGGTCAGCTATGACGTTATCAGGCACGGCAGCGCTGTGATTGCCGAACGCCTGCAGGAGCTGACGGAACAGGGTAAACGTTACGCAGTCATGGACACGCTGCAGGAACAGCACCTGCTCGATATCGCCGCAGCCGTTATCGACCAGCCACTGGTTACCGGCGGCTCAGGGCTCGCTATCGGGCTGGCCAGACTGATGGCCGCGGAAGACGCGGCTCAGAATCATGCCGCTGAAGCGGAAGGCCGCCCGGCGCCAAGCCCAAGCCTCATCCTGTCCGGCTCCTGCTCTGAGATGACCAACCGACAGGTCAATCATTATCTGCCTCTGGCGGCACATCGCATGATCGATATTCAACGCTGTCTGGAAGATGGTCCCGCCTATCTGCTGGAGCTGCAGCAATGGAGTACCGAACAGGCCCTGCAAGCCTATCAGCAGGGTCAGCCTGCACCGCTGCTGTACGCGACGGCCACGCCTGATCAGGTCAGTGCGACGCAACAGGCCTATGGTGCAGAACGCGCCAGTCAGGCCATTGAAACTCTGTTTGGCCAGCTGGCAGTCGGTGTTTACCAGCAGGGTGTGCGCAACTTCATCATCGCCGGCGGGGAAACCTCCAGCAGCGTCACTCAGGCACTGGCCGTCAACGCCTTCCATATTGGCCCGCAGATAGCGCCGGGCGTGCCCTGGGTACGCGCCACCGACCGCCCGCTGTCAATGGCGCTCAAGTCCGGCAATTTCGGTAGTGAAAGTTTCTTCAGCCGCGCTCAGGAGTTCCTGCAATGA
- a CDS encoding aldolase gives MNEHDTRQAMVELGLSLFNRGYATGGSGNLSARLDDGRIIATPTNSCLGRLQAERLSLVDEEGRHLQGDKPTKELNFHLSLYQNDPGKRAVVHLHCTYLTALSCLEGLDSSNVIRPFTPYYVMRVGQLPLIPYYHPGDERIARDLGEQARDYNAFLLANHGPVVTGRDLYHAVDNMEELEETARLALLLSQQRVRYLSEQEVLELSRRKV, from the coding sequence ATGAACGAGCATGATACCCGTCAGGCCATGGTCGAGCTGGGCCTGTCCCTGTTCAATCGCGGCTATGCCACCGGCGGCTCCGGCAACCTGTCGGCCCGACTGGATGATGGCCGCATTATCGCCACGCCTACCAATTCCTGCCTCGGCCGTCTGCAGGCGGAGCGCCTGTCACTGGTGGACGAGGAAGGCCGTCACCTCCAAGGCGACAAGCCCACCAAGGAGCTGAACTTCCACTTGTCGCTGTACCAGAATGACCCCGGCAAGCGCGCCGTGGTGCATCTGCACTGCACCTATCTGACCGCCCTGTCCTGTCTGGAGGGTCTGGACAGCAGCAATGTTATTCGCCCTTTTACGCCTTATTACGTCATGCGTGTCGGTCAGCTGCCGCTGATCCCTTATTACCACCCGGGAGATGAGCGCATCGCCCGTGATCTGGGCGAACAGGCGCGCGATTACAATGCCTTTCTGCTGGCCAATCACGGCCCGGTCGTCACCGGCCGTGACCTGTACCACGCCGTGGACAATATGGAAGAGCTGGAAGAAACCGCGCGGCTGGCACTGCTGCTGTCTCAGCAGCGAGTGCGTTATCTGAGTGAACAGGAAGTCCTTGAATTAAGCCGGAGGAAAGTCTGA
- the otnI gene encoding 2-oxo-tetronate isomerase, translating to MRLAANLTMLFNEVPFMQRFALAAEQGFKAVEFLFPYEFDAGLLAQELHRHGLTQALFNMPPGDWAAGERGMAAIPEREEEFRSHLPTVLKYAQALQCKQVHAMAGIVPAGAQRADYEATFIANLRHAADFFAPHGIRVLTEPLNQRDMPGYFISHQRQAAALIDQIGRANVGLQFDCYHAQIMDGDLSHLIRSLLPYIAHIQIASVPQRNEPDQGELNYPYLFQHLERLGYQGWIGCEYKPASTTLDGLGWAQPYLS from the coding sequence ATGCGTCTGGCAGCCAACCTTACCATGCTGTTCAACGAAGTCCCTTTCATGCAACGCTTCGCGCTGGCCGCTGAACAGGGTTTCAAAGCCGTAGAGTTTCTTTTCCCCTACGAGTTTGATGCCGGGCTGCTGGCGCAGGAGCTGCACCGGCATGGCCTGACCCAGGCCTTGTTCAACATGCCACCGGGCGACTGGGCGGCAGGCGAGCGCGGTATGGCAGCGATACCTGAGCGTGAGGAAGAATTTCGCAGCCATCTGCCGACCGTACTGAAATACGCGCAGGCATTGCAGTGCAAACAGGTCCATGCCATGGCGGGAATAGTGCCAGCCGGAGCACAACGAGCAGATTATGAGGCGACCTTCATCGCCAACCTGCGCCATGCTGCTGACTTTTTTGCACCTCACGGCATCAGGGTCCTGACTGAACCCCTCAATCAGCGTGACATGCCGGGCTACTTTATCAGCCATCAGCGTCAGGCGGCGGCACTGATAGACCAGATCGGCCGCGCCAACGTCGGGCTGCAGTTTGACTGCTACCACGCGCAGATCATGGACGGCGACCTGAGCCACCTGATCAGGTCACTGCTGCCCTATATCGCCCATATCCAGATCGCTTCTGTCCCACAACGCAATGAACCGGATCAGGGCGAACTGAATTATCCCTACCTGTTCCAGCATCTGGAGCGGCTGGGCTATCAGGGATGGATAGGTTGTGAATACAAACCTGCCTCCACCACGCTGGATGGACTGGGGTGGGCTCAACCTTATCTGAGCTGA
- a CDS encoding SLC13 family permease: protein MNTTLIGVLLGMIALLFMVLRTRIHVFPAMVIATLIMGLFAGMAPADLTKTLTTGFGNTLSSIGLIIGFGVMMGACFEISGAAKRMAKTFIKIFGRGREDIALGVTGLVVSIPVFCDSAYILLQSLVRAISRNTGKSAVGLGAALAIGLLITHAMVPPTPGPVGVAGILNVDIGSFMLWGIVISIPMLLVTLLYTRRIGEQFFRMPAADGSWILSRAGIDSAEQINDMDDKDLPGNLLAFSPIVLPIILILIRTLFPNVPGLAGDVIQLVGHPVIAVGIGVLIAVYGLTGKLSREEIFTAMDRGVSETGIILLVTGAGGAMGAILKASGAGDAIASSVVASGLPGIMIPLFISALLRAVQGSATVSMITTASITAPLIAGLQLDPLFVALACAVGTVGFSHFNDSYFHVVTRTLGISDTRSQLRIWSVTATIAGGTGATMVVVLNLLFGSGGTAFDPVVPVILTLVLLALGRKRENITLQGVTSKQGV from the coding sequence ATGAATACCACTCTGATTGGTGTACTGCTGGGCATGATCGCCCTTCTGTTTATGGTGCTGCGCACCCGCATTCACGTTTTCCCGGCCATGGTCATCGCCACGCTGATCATGGGCCTGTTTGCTGGCATGGCGCCGGCAGATCTGACCAAAACACTGACCACCGGTTTTGGCAATACGCTGTCATCCATTGGGCTGATTATCGGTTTTGGCGTCATGATGGGCGCCTGCTTCGAGATTTCCGGTGCCGCCAAACGCATGGCCAAAACCTTCATCAAGATCTTTGGCAGAGGCCGCGAGGACATCGCTCTGGGTGTGACCGGGCTGGTGGTCTCCATACCCGTATTCTGTGACTCGGCCTATATCCTGCTGCAGTCACTGGTAAGGGCCATATCGCGCAACACCGGCAAATCGGCGGTCGGACTGGGCGCTGCGCTGGCCATTGGTCTGCTCATTACCCATGCCATGGTACCGCCCACGCCAGGCCCGGTCGGTGTGGCCGGTATTCTCAATGTGGATATCGGTAGCTTTATGCTGTGGGGTATTGTGATCTCCATCCCCATGCTGCTGGTCACCCTGCTGTACACCCGTCGAATCGGCGAACAGTTCTTCCGCATGCCTGCCGCAGATGGCAGCTGGATTCTGTCACGAGCAGGCATCGACAGCGCTGAACAGATCAATGATATGGATGACAAGGATCTGCCCGGTAACCTGCTGGCCTTCAGCCCCATTGTGCTGCCCATCATCCTGATCCTGATCCGCACCCTCTTCCCCAACGTGCCCGGGCTGGCAGGTGATGTGATTCAACTGGTGGGACATCCTGTGATCGCTGTCGGTATCGGCGTGCTGATCGCCGTGTACGGTCTGACCGGCAAGCTGTCGCGTGAAGAAATCTTCACGGCCATGGATCGTGGCGTGTCTGAGACGGGCATCATCCTGCTGGTTACCGGTGCAGGCGGCGCCATGGGTGCCATCCTGAAAGCATCCGGTGCGGGCGATGCCATCGCCTCATCCGTGGTCGCTTCCGGCCTGCCCGGCATCATGATTCCCCTGTTCATTTCTGCGCTGCTGCGTGCCGTTCAGGGTTCAGCCACCGTCAGTATGATCACTACCGCATCCATCACTGCCCCATTGATTGCAGGGCTGCAACTCGACCCGCTGTTTGTTGCACTGGCCTGTGCGGTCGGTACAGTGGGCTTCAGCCACTTCAACGACTCCTACTTCCATGTGGTCACCCGTACTCTGGGGATCAGTGACACCCGCTCACAGCTGCGCATCTGGAGCGTGACCGCCACTATCGCCGGGGGCACAGGTGCCACCATGGTGGTGGTACTCAATCTGCTGTTCGGCTCTGGCGGTACCGCGTTTGACCCGGTCGTGCCCGTCATCCTGACGCTGGTATTGCTGGCGCTGGGGCGTAAACGCGAAAACATCACACTGCAGGGCGTCACCAGCAAGCAAGGTGTCTGA